AACAGCCAGACAACGATAAGGTAGCACTCCTGACCGGAGGTTCTCGCGGGATAGGCAGAGCTATTGCTCTTAGGCTGGTTCATGATGGAATTAATAACATAATAATAAACTACGTTCAGGATGATGATGCCGCAAAAGTTACCACTGATAAAATTCATAGTATTGGTGGCCGTTGTCTTACAGTACGCGCTAATCTTGCATATCCGCAGGAAATTGTTGAGCTTTTCAGTCGTATCCGGGAATCGTACGATTGTCTTGATATTCTAGTACACTGCGCCGCTTTTGGTGCGTTCAAACCGCTTCATAAAATTAAACCCAATCAGTGGGATATGTCGATGGATATCAACACGCGGGCATTTCTCCTCTGTGTGCAGCATTCAATGGAACTAATGAAAAAAGGGGTCGTAGTTGCGGTTTCGAGTCTCGGAAGTAAACGAGCGGTTCCGAACTATGGTGCTATCGGCGTCTCGAAGGCGGCATTGGAAGCAGTTATCAGACAGTTGGCAATGGAGCTGGCTCCAAGAGGAATCAGAATAAACGGTGTCGCGGGAGGATTCATTGAAACAGACTCTATCAAACATTTTCCGGGCTACGAGGAGCTGATAGCAAAAGTTGTCGAGAGTACCCCGGCTGGACGTCTCGGGCAGCCAGAAGATATAGCTGATGTAGTAAGTTTGCTGGTTGCGGATCGCGCCGGATGGATGCATGGACAAACTGTAATTGCTGATGGTGGTTTCTCGCTGCTATAGCATAAAAAAACCGAAAGTGTTTCGGTGGGAGTGGTAAGATGTGGAACAAGATTATCGTAGCGTTGCTGATGGTGGCGCTCATTAACCTGATGATTGCCTGTACAAAAACAGCCAAGGTAGGAGTCGAAAATGTTAATCCGGCAACAGAACGGATAATCGCTGTTACACTTGCCAACGGCGAAATTGTCAAGTTCACCGATCGAGGAGGAATATTACTCAAGGAAAGTAAACAAATCAGCGGCCTTGTACCCCAAAAAACAGAACAAACCTTATATCAAGGGAAGAAAGCTACGACAACAACGTATCAGAAAATTCTCATTCCAGTCGATTCAGTTTCTCAGGTGTGGGTGGAACGCGCGGATCCTCTTGGATCGTTCGTGGCAGTGATCGCTGTGGCGGCAGGTATTATCCTGATTGTTGGTCTTATCGCCGTAGCTTTGAAGGAATCATGTCCTTTTGTTTATTCCTGGGATGGCAGCAAATATGTTTTTGATGCTGAACCTCTGGGTGGAGCTATATGTAAAGGACTACAGCGTTCAGAGCTGTCTCGGCTTGACTACGTTAAGCCAGTCGATGGCACTTACCGCTTAAGATTGCAGAACGAAGTAGAGGAAACACAATACCTCGATGAGATGAAGTTATTTATTATCGATCATGACCCTGATAAGATCGTAGTGCCGGATACTTCGGGACAATTACATCTTGTTTCAGAACCGGTGTCACCCTACAGAGCTTATGACGAGCAAAACCGTGATATCCTCCCGTTTGTGATAAACAACGACCAGTCAGCATGGCAGACAAGACTGATAGAACAGGAACTCAATGCAAATCATGACACCAGACACCATTTAACATTCGAGTTTGAAAAACCTGAGAATGCGACCTCCGCACGTATAATTGTAAATGCGGGAACGGCAATCTGGGGATCAAACATGATTCGAGAAATGCTTCAGATGCGAGGTGACGGTGTTGATCGTTGGTACGAAGCGGTGAACAATTGGGAACCGGAAATTATTGAATTGGCTCACTTCAATCTTCGTGAAGAAATGTATCTTCTTAAACTTCATCTTGAAAAAGGTGAAGAGGTGATTCAACGCGGCATGATATTTGGGGGAGGACCGTATGTGTCTGAAGATAGAGTTATTGAAATTGATGTCAGTGATATTCCTGGAAACAATTTAAACTTGAAAA
This is a stretch of genomic DNA from Candidatus Zixiibacteriota bacterium. It encodes these proteins:
- a CDS encoding SDR family oxidoreductase, producing MSEQPDNDKVALLTGGSRGIGRAIALRLVHDGINNIIINYVQDDDAAKVTTDKIHSIGGRCLTVRANLAYPQEIVELFSRIRESYDCLDILVHCAAFGAFKPLHKIKPNQWDMSMDINTRAFLLCVQHSMELMKKGVVVAVSSLGSKRAVPNYGAIGVSKAALEAVIRQLAMELAPRGIRINGVAGGFIETDSIKHFPGYEELIAKVVESTPAGRLGQPEDIADVVSLLVADRAGWMHGQTVIADGGFSLL